One genomic region from Arthrobacter sp. FB24 encodes:
- a CDS encoding lysophospholipid acyltransferase family protein, translated as MALFDAIRWTTRTLISGTCRPTVIGLENVPKEGPFIVAPNHLSFLDSVIVQALMPRPVAFFAKAEYFTTGGVKGKVMKSFFESVGSIPVERGEQAASVAALKTLLDILEAGKGIGIYPEGTRSRDGILYRGRTGVGWLALTTGAPVIPVGLIGTENLQPAGQNGVKPQHFTMKVGEPLYFEKTGPDHSLPARRQVTDRIMDAIAELSGQERSTSYNQSKAAE; from the coding sequence ATGGCGTTGTTTGATGCGATCCGCTGGACCACCCGCACGTTGATCTCCGGAACCTGCCGGCCCACCGTCATCGGGCTGGAAAACGTTCCCAAGGAAGGCCCGTTCATCGTCGCGCCCAACCACCTGTCCTTCCTGGACAGCGTCATTGTGCAGGCGCTAATGCCCCGGCCGGTGGCCTTCTTCGCGAAAGCCGAATACTTCACCACCGGGGGCGTGAAGGGCAAGGTGATGAAGTCCTTCTTCGAATCCGTAGGCTCCATTCCGGTGGAACGCGGGGAGCAGGCTGCCAGCGTGGCGGCCCTCAAGACGCTGCTCGACATCCTCGAGGCCGGAAAGGGCATCGGCATTTATCCTGAGGGCACCCGCTCCCGGGACGGCATCCTCTACCGGGGCCGCACCGGCGTCGGCTGGCTCGCGCTGACCACCGGGGCACCGGTCATTCCCGTTGGCCTCATTGGAACCGAAAACCTCCAGCCGGCCGGGCAGAACGGCGTGAAGCCGCAGCACTTCACCATGAAGGTCGGCGAGCCGTTGTACTTTGAGAAGACCGGACCGGACCACTCCCTGCCCGCACGGCGCCAGGTGACGGACCGCATCATGGACGCCATCGCGGAGCTCAGCGGCCAGGAGCGGTCAACGAGCTACAACCAGAGCAAAGCCGCCGAGTAG
- a CDS encoding HAD hydrolase-like protein produces MTLSTVPVIFDLDGTLVDPAGGITDGISAALTELGIGVPDPARLDAMIGPKLSDSLLNIAGVPQEQLAEVIRLYRSYYLETGIAQSRLYPGIRELIEEYAAAGRPIAVATQKPEGLARIVLEHHGIASSFRFIRGSAADEAAHAQVPLGKTEIVAAALSDLRTQHAVMVGDRAQDVSGALANGLDCIGVSWGFAPDGELHEAGAMAIVHTTTDLFAVVERLDALHGAALSGVNNDGVV; encoded by the coding sequence GTGACCCTTTCAACAGTGCCCGTGATCTTCGACCTGGACGGCACTCTTGTCGACCCGGCAGGGGGGATCACGGACGGAATCTCCGCGGCCCTTACCGAACTCGGCATCGGGGTTCCCGACCCGGCCCGGCTGGACGCGATGATCGGTCCTAAACTCAGCGACTCGCTCCTCAATATCGCGGGAGTTCCGCAGGAGCAGCTGGCCGAGGTCATCCGCCTGTACCGGTCCTACTACCTCGAAACGGGCATCGCCCAGAGCCGCCTGTACCCGGGCATCCGCGAGCTCATCGAGGAATACGCCGCCGCGGGCAGGCCGATCGCCGTGGCAACGCAGAAGCCGGAAGGACTGGCCCGGATCGTGCTGGAACACCACGGCATTGCGTCCTCGTTCCGCTTCATCCGCGGTTCCGCCGCCGACGAAGCCGCGCACGCCCAGGTTCCTCTCGGCAAAACTGAAATTGTTGCCGCCGCCCTGTCCGACCTCCGCACCCAACACGCCGTGATGGTGGGGGACCGCGCCCAGGATGTGTCCGGTGCCCTGGCCAACGGCCTCGACTGCATCGGCGTCAGCTGGGGATTCGCCCCGGACGGTGAACTCCATGAAGCGGGCGCCATGGCAATTGTGCACACCACCACGGATCTATTTGCAGTTGTGGAACGCCTTGACGCACTGCACGGCGCAGCCCTGAGCGGGGTGAACAACGATGGCGTTGTTTGA
- a CDS encoding GntR family transcriptional regulator gives MSTVNEFPGTWKPNQGSSVPLFEQLRLNIIERADSGALAPGTRLPAVRSLATALGVAPHTVARAYKELEAAGVVATRGRHGTVICARDEAWTSLTAAAAEFAAAAKAQGASFAEAVQLLAAAYDAE, from the coding sequence GTGAGCACCGTGAACGAATTCCCGGGGACCTGGAAACCCAACCAGGGCAGTTCGGTACCGCTCTTCGAACAGCTGCGCCTGAATATCATCGAGCGGGCGGACAGCGGGGCCCTCGCTCCCGGTACCCGCCTCCCCGCCGTGCGGAGCCTCGCCACCGCACTGGGCGTCGCACCGCACACCGTCGCCCGGGCGTACAAGGAGCTGGAAGCGGCCGGCGTGGTTGCCACCCGTGGCCGGCACGGCACCGTCATCTGCGCCAGGGACGAGGCCTGGACCTCGTTGACCGCAGCAGCGGCGGAATTCGCCGCGGCGGCAAAGGCGCAGGGCGCCAGCTTCGCAGAGGCAGTGCAGCTGCTTGCGGCCGCCTACGACGCCGAATAG
- the uvrA gene encoding excinuclease ABC subunit UvrA — translation MPKAVAEEPALDARSAVVPLKQGKPARPDLSRLVVKGAREHNLRNVDLDLPRDSMIVFTGLSGSGKSSLAFDTIFAEGQRRYVESLSAYARQFLGQVDKPDVDFIEGLSPAVSIDQKSTSKNPRSTVGTITEIYDYMRLLWARVGRPHCPVCGEQVAKQTPQQIVDQLLELPDGTRFQVLAPVVRGRKGEFVDLFKELTAKGYSRARVDGELIQLSDPPKLGKQFKHTIEVVVDRLVVKDGIRQRLTDSVETALGLAEGRVLSEFVDLEADDPERVRAFSEHLACPNEHPLAIDEIEPRSFSFNNPFGACSACSGIGTKLEVDEELIIPNGELSLGEGAIAPWSLGTATSEYWNRLLSGLAKELGFSMKTPWQKLPKDIRQTVLHGKDHKVVVQYRNRFGRERKYSTGFEGVIQYVHRKHLETDSDSARDRYEEYMRQIPCPACNGARLNPASLSVLINGKSIADVAAMPMRECAHFLDTLVLTGREAQIAHQVLKEIQARLTFLLDVGLEYLNLERPSGTLSGGEAQRIRLATQIGSGLVGVLYVLDEPSIGLHQRDNRRLIETLTRLRDLGNTLIVVEHDEDTIQEADWIVDIGPGAGEHGGQVVHSGSYKELLENTESLTGDYLSGRKKIEIPKKRRKYDKKRELKVVGARENNLVNVDAAFPLGLLTAVTGVSGSGKSTLINEILYKVLANKLNGAKQVAGRHKSVQGLEHLDKVVHVDQSPIGRTPRSNPATYTGVFDNIRKLFAETTEAKVRGYQPGRFSFNVKGGRCEACSGDGTLKIEMNFLPDVYVPCEVCHGARYNRETLEVHYKGKTIADVLDMPIEEGAEFFAAFTPIARHLRTLVDVGLGYVRLGQPATTLSGGEAQRVKLAAELQKRSNGRSIYVLDEPTTGLHFEDIRKLLMVLQGLVDKGNTVITIEHNLDVIKSADWIVDLGPDGGSGGGQIIATGTPEQVAKSTTSYTASFLAEILG, via the coding sequence GTGCCTAAAGCCGTAGCTGAAGAACCAGCCCTTGATGCCCGCTCCGCCGTCGTCCCCTTAAAACAAGGAAAACCGGCGCGCCCCGACCTTTCCCGCCTCGTGGTGAAGGGGGCACGGGAGCACAACCTGCGGAACGTGGACCTGGACCTGCCGCGCGACTCCATGATCGTTTTCACCGGGCTGTCCGGGTCCGGCAAGTCGTCCCTGGCGTTCGACACCATCTTCGCCGAGGGACAGCGCCGCTACGTCGAATCCCTCTCTGCGTACGCCCGCCAGTTCCTGGGGCAGGTGGACAAACCGGATGTGGACTTCATCGAGGGCTTGTCCCCGGCTGTTTCGATCGACCAGAAATCCACCAGCAAGAACCCCCGGTCCACCGTCGGCACCATCACGGAAATCTACGACTACATGCGCCTGCTCTGGGCTCGCGTTGGCCGTCCGCATTGCCCCGTCTGTGGCGAGCAAGTGGCCAAGCAGACGCCGCAGCAGATCGTCGACCAACTCCTTGAACTGCCGGACGGCACGCGTTTCCAGGTCCTCGCTCCCGTGGTGCGCGGCCGCAAAGGCGAATTCGTCGACCTCTTCAAGGAACTCACAGCCAAGGGCTACTCCCGGGCCCGGGTGGACGGCGAGCTCATCCAGCTCAGCGATCCTCCCAAGCTCGGCAAGCAGTTCAAGCACACCATCGAAGTGGTGGTGGACCGGCTTGTGGTCAAGGACGGCATCCGGCAGCGCCTGACCGACTCCGTCGAAACGGCACTCGGACTGGCTGAGGGCCGCGTCCTGTCCGAGTTCGTGGACCTCGAAGCGGATGATCCGGAACGGGTCCGGGCGTTCTCCGAGCACCTCGCGTGCCCCAACGAACACCCCCTTGCCATCGATGAAATCGAGCCCCGCTCGTTCTCGTTCAACAACCCCTTCGGGGCGTGCTCGGCATGCAGCGGCATCGGCACCAAACTGGAAGTTGACGAGGAACTCATCATTCCGAACGGGGAGCTTTCCCTGGGCGAGGGTGCCATCGCGCCCTGGTCGCTGGGCACGGCCACCAGCGAGTACTGGAACCGGCTGCTGTCCGGGCTGGCGAAAGAACTCGGCTTCTCGATGAAGACGCCGTGGCAGAAGCTTCCCAAGGATATTCGGCAGACCGTCCTGCACGGCAAGGACCACAAGGTCGTAGTGCAGTACCGCAACCGCTTCGGCCGGGAGCGCAAGTACAGCACCGGCTTCGAGGGCGTTATCCAGTACGTTCACCGCAAGCACCTGGAGACGGATTCGGACTCTGCACGGGACCGCTACGAGGAGTACATGCGGCAGATCCCGTGCCCTGCCTGCAACGGCGCCCGCCTGAACCCGGCCTCGCTGTCCGTGCTGATCAACGGCAAGTCCATCGCCGACGTTGCCGCCATGCCCATGCGTGAATGCGCGCACTTCCTGGACACCCTGGTGCTGACCGGGCGCGAGGCACAGATTGCGCACCAGGTGCTGAAGGAAATCCAGGCACGCCTGACCTTCCTCCTCGACGTCGGGCTGGAGTACCTGAACCTGGAGCGCCCCTCCGGCACATTGTCCGGCGGCGAAGCCCAGCGCATCCGCCTGGCAACCCAGATCGGCTCCGGCCTCGTGGGTGTCCTCTACGTTCTGGATGAGCCCTCCATCGGCCTGCACCAGCGGGACAACCGGCGCCTGATCGAAACGCTGACCCGCCTGCGCGACCTCGGCAACACCCTCATCGTCGTGGAGCACGACGAAGACACCATCCAGGAAGCCGACTGGATAGTCGACATCGGGCCCGGAGCCGGGGAACACGGCGGCCAGGTGGTGCACTCCGGCTCCTACAAGGAACTCCTGGAAAACACCGAGTCCCTCACCGGCGATTACCTCTCCGGGCGTAAGAAGATTGAAATCCCGAAGAAGCGTCGCAAGTATGACAAAAAGCGTGAGCTGAAGGTCGTCGGCGCAAGGGAGAACAACCTCGTCAACGTAGATGCCGCCTTCCCGCTGGGCTTGTTGACCGCAGTTACCGGCGTGAGCGGCTCCGGCAAGTCCACCCTGATCAACGAAATCCTCTACAAGGTGCTGGCCAACAAGCTCAACGGCGCCAAGCAGGTGGCAGGCCGGCACAAGTCCGTGCAGGGCCTGGAGCACCTGGACAAGGTGGTGCACGTCGACCAGAGCCCCATCGGCCGGACACCGCGCTCCAACCCCGCCACGTACACGGGCGTGTTCGACAACATCCGCAAGCTCTTCGCCGAGACCACTGAGGCCAAGGTCCGCGGCTATCAGCCGGGCCGGTTCTCGTTCAACGTGAAGGGCGGCCGTTGCGAGGCGTGCTCCGGCGACGGCACGCTGAAGATCGAAATGAACTTCCTGCCGGACGTCTATGTGCCCTGCGAGGTCTGCCACGGTGCGCGGTACAACCGCGAAACCCTGGAAGTCCACTACAAGGGCAAGACCATCGCCGACGTCCTTGACATGCCCATCGAGGAGGGCGCAGAGTTCTTCGCCGCGTTCACACCCATCGCCCGCCACCTCCGCACGCTCGTGGACGTCGGTCTGGGCTACGTGCGGCTGGGGCAGCCGGCCACCACGCTGTCCGGCGGCGAAGCCCAGCGCGTGAAGCTGGCCGCGGAACTCCAGAAACGGTCCAACGGCCGCAGCATCTATGTCCTGGACGAGCCCACCACCGGGCTGCACTTCGAGGACATCCGCAAGCTGCTTATGGTCCTCCAGGGCCTGGTGGACAAAGGCAATACCGTGATCACGATCGAGCACAACCTCGATGTCATCAAGAGCGCGGACTGGATCGTGGACCTGGGGCCGGACGGCGGTTCCGGCGGCGGCCAGATCATCGCGACCGGAACCCCCGAACAGGTCGCAAAGTCGACCACGAGCTACACGGCCTCCTTCCTGGCGGAGATACTGGGCTAG
- the rapZ gene encoding RNase adapter RapZ has product MAESTAGSEAEQDGMTPVRPVEAELLVVTGMSGAGRSTAADALEDHGWYVVENLPPQMLGTLAELVSHAPQSIPKLAVVVDVRSTALFADIRAALKTLEASGVTFRVLFLDANDDVLVRRFEQGRRPHPLQEGGRILDGIASERDLLHELRDSADIVLDTSEFNVHALATAITELFSETGPVALRLNVMSFGFKYGLPVDANFVVDARFIPNPHWVPQLRPHTGLDKDVSDYVLEAEGVKSFVDRYVLAIEPVLDGYRRENKHYATIAVGCTGGKHRSVAVAMELSKKLAQYPRVTVTTTHRDLGRE; this is encoded by the coding sequence ATGGCAGAGTCAACGGCAGGATCCGAAGCGGAACAGGACGGCATGACGCCCGTCAGGCCCGTTGAAGCGGAACTGCTCGTGGTGACGGGTATGTCCGGGGCGGGGCGCAGTACCGCTGCGGACGCCCTTGAGGACCATGGCTGGTATGTCGTTGAGAACCTTCCGCCGCAGATGCTCGGCACCCTGGCCGAACTCGTGTCCCACGCCCCGCAGTCCATCCCCAAGCTCGCCGTGGTGGTTGATGTGCGCAGCACCGCGCTCTTCGCCGACATCCGGGCGGCGCTGAAAACCCTTGAAGCCAGCGGCGTTACGTTTCGTGTCCTGTTCCTGGACGCCAACGACGACGTCCTGGTGCGCCGGTTTGAGCAGGGCCGCCGTCCGCATCCACTCCAGGAAGGCGGGCGGATCCTCGACGGCATCGCCTCGGAGCGCGATTTGTTGCATGAACTGCGGGATTCCGCGGACATCGTGCTGGACACATCCGAGTTCAACGTCCACGCCCTTGCCACCGCCATCACGGAGCTTTTCAGCGAAACAGGTCCGGTCGCCCTGCGGCTGAACGTCATGAGCTTCGGCTTCAAGTACGGGCTGCCGGTGGACGCGAACTTTGTGGTCGATGCACGCTTCATCCCGAATCCGCACTGGGTCCCGCAGCTTCGTCCGCACACCGGCCTGGACAAGGACGTGAGCGACTACGTCCTCGAGGCCGAAGGCGTCAAGAGCTTCGTGGACCGCTACGTGCTGGCCATTGAGCCGGTCCTGGACGGGTACCGCCGCGAAAACAAGCACTACGCCACCATTGCCGTGGGCTGCACCGGCGGCAAGCACCGCTCCGTGGCCGTCGCTATGGAACTTTCAAAGAAGCTGGCGCAATACCCCCGTGTCACGGTGACCACCACCCACCGGGACCTGGGCCGCGAGTAA
- a CDS encoding ABC transporter ATP-binding protein encodes MTAATTTTADNAANGAGGAAALATGRRLLRLLRPVRGRMLAAVAATCAFVALNVSAPKLLGDATDVVVEGVFGGIFNEQKLAAVLLLVAVMYIGASAFSWVQGAVTATAVQRVSYRLRAAVEDKLARLPSAHFDEQRRGDVLSRATNDVDNISQALNQLLNQLILSVLMLLGALSMMLWLSPLLAVIALVTVPFSTVVTVLVARKSQAHFSEQWSTTGELNAHLEEYITGHEVLKAFGRQGLATETFTNSNDRLFRTSARAQYVSGAVQPLLVFVSNLNYIAVAVVGALQVTAGAMTIGGVQAFIQFSRLFSQPIGQIGGMVTLIQSCLASAERVFALLDAAEIPPDGDEPDAGEPSGARQPGTGATGGRVVFDAVTFGYTREAPVVRDLSFTAEPGQTVAIVGHTGAGKTTMVNLLMRFYELDSGRITIDGADITERSRDELRSMIGMVLQDAWVFTGSIRENIEYGRPGASEADVVAAAEASLVDHFVRALPDGYATMLGNDGDTLSQGQRQLITIARAHLAGRSILVLDEATSSVDTRTEVQIRQAMQRLRHGRTSFVIAHRLSTVRDADLILVMDHGRIVEQGNHQQLLAAKGHYSRLYDAQFAGGQESLGSGESGL; translated from the coding sequence ATGACGGCAGCCACTACGACGACGGCGGACAACGCCGCGAATGGGGCCGGGGGTGCAGCCGCCTTGGCCACCGGCAGGCGGCTGCTGCGGCTGCTGCGTCCCGTCAGGGGGCGCATGCTCGCGGCCGTGGCGGCCACCTGCGCGTTCGTGGCGCTTAATGTGTCGGCGCCGAAGCTGCTGGGCGACGCCACCGACGTCGTGGTTGAAGGTGTTTTTGGAGGGATCTTCAACGAACAGAAGCTGGCCGCCGTGCTACTCCTGGTGGCAGTGATGTACATCGGCGCCTCCGCTTTCAGCTGGGTGCAGGGGGCGGTCACCGCCACCGCGGTGCAACGGGTGAGCTACCGGCTGCGTGCCGCGGTGGAGGACAAACTGGCGAGGCTTCCGTCCGCGCATTTCGACGAGCAGCGCCGCGGTGACGTCCTGAGCCGCGCAACCAACGACGTCGACAATATTTCGCAGGCCCTGAACCAGCTGCTGAACCAGCTGATCCTGTCGGTGCTCATGCTGCTCGGCGCGCTGTCCATGATGCTGTGGCTTTCCCCGCTGCTGGCGGTCATTGCGCTCGTGACCGTGCCGTTTTCCACAGTGGTCACGGTGCTTGTGGCCCGGAAGTCGCAGGCGCATTTTTCCGAGCAGTGGAGCACCACGGGCGAACTCAACGCGCACCTTGAGGAGTACATCACCGGACACGAGGTGCTCAAGGCTTTCGGCCGGCAGGGTTTGGCCACCGAGACCTTCACCAACAGCAACGACAGGCTCTTCCGGACCAGCGCCCGCGCCCAGTACGTTTCCGGCGCCGTGCAGCCCCTCCTGGTGTTCGTCTCGAACCTCAACTACATTGCGGTGGCCGTGGTGGGGGCCCTGCAGGTCACGGCCGGTGCCATGACCATCGGCGGAGTCCAGGCCTTCATCCAGTTCAGCCGGCTCTTCAGCCAGCCCATCGGCCAGATTGGCGGCATGGTCACCTTGATCCAGTCCTGCCTTGCGTCAGCGGAGCGTGTGTTCGCCCTGCTCGATGCCGCGGAGATTCCGCCGGACGGGGACGAACCGGACGCGGGCGAACCGTCAGGTGCCCGCCAGCCGGGGACCGGTGCCACCGGCGGCCGGGTGGTGTTCGACGCCGTCACCTTCGGATACACCAGGGAGGCTCCCGTGGTCCGGGACCTGTCCTTCACCGCCGAACCGGGGCAGACCGTGGCGATCGTAGGCCACACCGGAGCCGGCAAGACCACCATGGTGAACCTGCTCATGAGGTTCTACGAGCTGGATTCCGGCCGGATCACCATCGACGGCGCCGACATCACGGAGCGCTCCCGCGACGAGCTGCGTTCCATGATCGGGATGGTGCTGCAGGACGCCTGGGTGTTCACCGGCTCCATCCGGGAAAACATCGAATACGGGCGGCCCGGTGCGAGCGAGGCCGACGTCGTTGCGGCCGCCGAAGCGTCCCTGGTGGACCACTTCGTGCGCGCCCTCCCCGACGGCTACGCCACCATGCTGGGCAACGACGGCGACACCCTGAGCCAGGGGCAGCGTCAGCTGATCACCATCGCGAGGGCCCATCTCGCGGGCCGGAGCATCCTGGTGCTGGACGAGGCAACGAGTTCCGTGGATACCCGCACGGAAGTACAGATCCGGCAGGCGATGCAGCGGCTGCGGCACGGCCGGACCAGCTTCGTGATAGCCCACCGTTTGTCCACCGTGCGGGACGCTGATCTAATTCTCGTCATGGACCACGGACGAATCGTTGAACAAGGAAACCACCAACAGCTGCTGGCAGCCAAGGGCCACTACAGCAGGCTCTACGACGCCCAGTTTGCCGGCGGGCAAGAGTCCCTGGGGTCAGGGGAGTCCGGTCTGTGA
- a CDS encoding gluconeogenesis factor YvcK family protein — protein sequence MGLLTGPLPLVPPAAGTGGGQLDKGPSVVALGGGHGLSASLSALRLLTSELTAIVTVADDGGSSGRLREEYGVLPPGDLRMALTALCDDTDWGRTWRDVMQHRFKPGAGRGGSLDDHAMGNLLIVTLWELLGDTVGGLKWAGALLGARGQVLPMSGEPLTIEGDVRVPGPDGTYRLETVRGQAKCAVAGSLESVRLLPESAHACVEALTAIELADWVILGPGSWYTSVLPHLLLPEMRQALSDTPAKRCLTMNLATDTKETSGMSAADHLHVLRSYAPDFSIDVVLADPVSVPDVEEFKRAAGMLGAEVVLGKVGASSRRPIHDPLRLATAYHDIFGNS from the coding sequence ATGGGACTGCTTACCGGGCCGCTGCCCCTGGTTCCGCCGGCCGCCGGCACCGGCGGCGGGCAGCTGGACAAAGGACCTTCCGTCGTCGCCCTCGGCGGCGGTCACGGGCTGTCCGCTTCGCTGTCCGCTCTTCGGCTGCTGACCTCCGAACTGACAGCCATCGTCACCGTAGCGGACGACGGCGGGTCTTCCGGCCGGCTGCGCGAGGAGTACGGCGTCCTTCCGCCCGGCGACCTGCGGATGGCCCTCACGGCCCTTTGTGACGACACCGACTGGGGACGGACCTGGCGGGACGTCATGCAGCACCGGTTCAAGCCGGGGGCGGGCCGGGGTGGCTCGCTCGACGACCACGCCATGGGCAACCTGCTCATCGTCACGCTCTGGGAACTGCTGGGCGACACTGTGGGCGGCCTGAAATGGGCCGGTGCCCTGCTCGGCGCACGCGGACAGGTCCTGCCCATGTCCGGCGAGCCGCTGACGATCGAGGGCGACGTCAGGGTGCCCGGCCCCGACGGAACCTACAGACTGGAGACCGTCAGGGGGCAGGCCAAATGCGCCGTGGCAGGTTCGCTGGAAAGCGTCCGGCTCCTGCCGGAGTCGGCGCATGCCTGCGTCGAAGCCCTGACGGCCATCGAACTGGCCGATTGGGTCATTCTGGGCCCGGGATCCTGGTACACGTCCGTACTGCCGCACCTCCTGCTGCCGGAGATGCGGCAGGCTCTTTCAGACACGCCTGCCAAACGGTGCCTCACGATGAACCTGGCCACGGACACCAAGGAGACTTCCGGCATGTCCGCTGCCGACCACCTGCATGTGCTGCGCAGCTACGCGCCCGACTTCAGTATCGACGTCGTGCTCGCGGACCCTGTGTCCGTGCCGGACGTCGAGGAGTTCAAACGGGCAGCCGGGATGCTCGGGGCCGAGGTGGTGTTGGGTAAAGTAGGGGCGTCGAGCCGCCGTCCGATCCACGACCCCCTGCGTCTGGCAACGGCGTACCACGATATTTTCGGGAACAGTTAG
- the uvrC gene encoding excinuclease ABC subunit UvrC, whose protein sequence is MADPASYRPQTGEIPTNPGVYRFRDPHGRVIYVGKAKSLRSRLNSYFANPGGLLPKTYAMVHAASSVEWTVVASELESLQLEYTWIKEFKPRFNVVFRDDKTYPYLAVTMGEKFPRVQVLRGERRKGTRYFGPYTAGAIRETMDTLLRVFPVRSCSPGVLKRAQASGRPCLLGYIDKCAAPCVGRVTPEEHRALAEDFCSFMGGEAKRFIGRLEKDMAAAVAELDYERAARVRDDIIALRKVFERNAVVLAEDTDADVFALHEDELEAAVQVFHVRGGRVRGQRGWVVEKVEDFTTPDLVEHLLQQVYGEEGETQGRLPREVLVPEEPSNAAELAQWLAGLRGAKVDIRVPRRGDKAALMSTVRENAEHALKLHKSRRAGDLTNRSLALQELQEALDLPVALLRIECFDISHVQGTNVVASMVVVEDGLPKKSDYRKFSITGAAAVDDTAAMHDVLTRRFRNYLQEKAAQAEAAQLPGHQAALEAMAVASMQDTTTPAPRAKFAYPPNLVVVDGGKPQVNAAARALAELGIDDVYVVGLAKRLEEVWLPDSDFPVILPRTSEGLYLLQRIRDEAHRFAITFHRQKRGKAMTVSALDSVPGLGEAKRKALLAQFGSVKSIRTASAAELATAKGIGPSLADAIVSHFSNGAAASGAEAPSINMTTGEIIET, encoded by the coding sequence GTGGCAGATCCAGCTAGTTACCGACCCCAAACGGGGGAGATTCCAACAAACCCGGGCGTGTACCGTTTCCGGGACCCGCACGGCCGCGTCATCTACGTCGGCAAGGCCAAAAGCCTGCGGTCCCGCCTGAATTCGTACTTCGCCAATCCCGGAGGGCTGCTGCCCAAGACCTACGCCATGGTCCACGCCGCCAGCAGCGTGGAGTGGACCGTCGTCGCAAGTGAACTGGAGTCGCTCCAGCTGGAATACACCTGGATCAAGGAGTTCAAGCCCCGGTTCAATGTCGTCTTCCGCGACGACAAAACCTACCCCTACCTCGCCGTCACGATGGGCGAGAAGTTTCCGCGCGTCCAGGTGCTCCGCGGCGAACGCCGCAAGGGCACCCGCTACTTCGGTCCTTACACGGCAGGGGCCATCCGCGAAACCATGGACACGCTGCTGCGCGTCTTCCCCGTCCGAAGCTGCAGCCCGGGCGTCCTGAAGCGGGCGCAGGCCAGCGGACGGCCGTGCCTGCTTGGCTACATCGACAAGTGCGCCGCACCGTGCGTCGGCCGGGTCACACCGGAGGAGCATCGGGCGCTGGCGGAGGACTTCTGCTCGTTCATGGGCGGTGAAGCCAAGCGCTTCATCGGACGGCTGGAGAAGGACATGGCCGCAGCAGTTGCCGAGCTCGACTACGAGCGGGCCGCACGCGTCCGGGATGACATCATCGCACTGCGGAAAGTCTTCGAACGCAACGCCGTGGTGTTGGCGGAAGACACGGACGCCGACGTTTTTGCGCTGCATGAGGATGAGCTGGAAGCCGCCGTGCAGGTTTTCCATGTCCGCGGCGGCCGGGTCCGCGGCCAGCGCGGATGGGTGGTGGAAAAGGTCGAGGATTTCACTACGCCGGACCTTGTGGAGCACCTGCTGCAGCAGGTCTACGGCGAGGAAGGCGAAACGCAGGGGCGGCTGCCCCGAGAGGTCCTGGTTCCTGAAGAGCCGAGCAACGCTGCCGAACTTGCCCAGTGGCTTGCCGGCCTGAGGGGCGCGAAAGTGGACATCCGGGTCCCGCGCCGCGGGGACAAGGCAGCACTCATGTCCACGGTCCGGGAAAACGCCGAGCACGCACTCAAGCTGCACAAATCGCGGCGCGCCGGTGACCTGACGAACCGGTCCCTCGCACTGCAGGAGCTCCAGGAGGCCCTGGACCTGCCCGTCGCGCTGCTCCGCATCGAGTGCTTCGACATTTCCCACGTGCAGGGCACCAATGTGGTGGCGTCCATGGTGGTGGTGGAAGACGGTCTTCCGAAGAAGTCCGACTACCGCAAATTCTCCATAACCGGCGCCGCGGCCGTGGATGACACAGCGGCCATGCATGATGTCCTCACCCGGCGCTTCCGGAATTATCTTCAGGAGAAAGCGGCCCAGGCGGAAGCGGCACAGCTCCCCGGGCACCAGGCGGCGCTCGAGGCCATGGCGGTGGCCTCCATGCAGGACACCACCACGCCCGCACCGCGCGCAAAGTTCGCCTACCCGCCCAACCTCGTCGTGGTGGACGGCGGCAAGCCCCAGGTGAACGCCGCTGCGCGCGCCCTGGCTGAACTCGGGATTGACGACGTCTACGTGGTTGGCCTGGCCAAGCGCCTTGAAGAGGTCTGGCTGCCGGACAGCGACTTTCCGGTGATCCTGCCGCGGACATCCGAGGGCCTCTACCTGCTGCAGCGCATCCGCGACGAAGCCCACCGGTTCGCCATCACGTTCCACCGGCAGAAGCGCGGAAAGGCCATGACGGTTTCCGCCCTGGACAGCGTTCCCGGCCTGGGCGAGGCCAAACGCAAAGCCCTGCTGGCACAGTTCGGCTCGGTTAAGAGCATCCGGACCGCCAGTGCGGCCGAACTGGCCACTGCAAAGGGCATCGGCCCTTCGCTGGCGGACGCAATCGTCAGCCATTTCAGCAACGGCGCCGCGGCCTCCGGTGCGGAAGCGCCGTCAATCAATATGACGACCGGCGAAATCATTGAAACTTAG